In the Campylobacter sp. RM6914 genome, one interval contains:
- a CDS encoding c-type cytochrome — MGKKIAIIIGVLIIALMVFMMSSNTPASKQSEVKLEPKETIAPKAEVKTDINLQDDEELKKIKELKNMVANQPTTGTSKRYLTTCAPCHGANGKGVMAPDISGKSKDEILSRLKEYKEDKIQNSLMKGLLTNVSDTDLELLADEISNFKSGNEK; from the coding sequence ATGGGTAAGAAAATAGCAATAATCATCGGTGTTTTGATAATAGCTCTTATGGTTTTTATGATGAGTTCTAATACTCCTGCTTCAAAACAGAGTGAAGTTAAGCTTGAACCAAAAGAGACGATCGCGCCAAAAGCTGAGGTAAAAACGGATATAAATTTACAAGATGACGAAGAGCTTAAAAAGATAAAAGAGCTTAAAAACATGGTTGCTAATCAACCAACCACAGGCACGAGCAAAAGATACCTGACAACATGTGCTCCATGTCACGGTGCTAACGGTAAAGGCGTCATGGCTCCTGATATAAGTGGTAAAAGTAAGGATGAAATTTTATCAAGGCTAAAAGAGTATAAAGAAGACAAAATTCAAAACTCTCTCATGAAGGGACTTTTGACAAATGTCAGCGATACGGATCTAGAGCTCTTAGCTGATGAAATTTCAAATTTTAAAAGCGGTAATGAAAAATGA
- a CDS encoding c-type cytochrome, with translation MRYKFLCCLAAFTLLCGCDSGKGSEGKIAQTKQSAQAELVTNQAPAIEIQKASNHNTKQKDNSDFFTYDIHGQKRVSFGLDDSNVSRSVGALAMVRSPLEVINLKLIKGQLSKEFILKCSACHNDYANGIIGPSLLTKSSDEIFNMISAYKNKEKANVLMKDLIKNMSDTEIRSLADEISNFNEQFRKGK, from the coding sequence ATGAGATATAAATTTTTATGCTGTTTGGCGGCGTTTACGCTACTTTGCGGTTGTGATAGCGGCAAAGGGAGTGAAGGTAAAATTGCTCAAACCAAGCAGTCCGCACAAGCAGAGTTAGTCACAAACCAAGCTCCTGCGATAGAGATACAAAAAGCAAGTAACCATAACACAAAACAAAAGGATAATTCAGACTTTTTTACCTACGATATACATGGTCAAAAGCGCGTTTCTTTCGGGCTTGATGACAGTAACGTAAGTCGATCTGTCGGCGCTTTGGCTATGGTTCGCTCTCCACTTGAGGTTATAAATTTAAAGCTTATAAAGGGTCAGCTTAGCAAGGAATTTATCTTAAAATGCTCCGCTTGTCACAATGACTATGCAAACGGCATCATAGGCCCTTCGCTTTTAACTAAAAGTAGCGATGAGATATTTAATATGATAAGCGCTTACAAAAACAAAGAAAAAGCAAATGTTTTGATGAAAGACCTTATAAAAAACATGAGCGATACAGAGATAAGATCGCTTGCGGATGAGATAAGTAACTTTAACGAACAGTTTAGAAAAGGAAAATAA
- a CDS encoding 4Fe-4S dicluster domain-containing protein: protein MNRRNFIAFTVVAAGVGYGAGKLLPKTNSHELYLRPPGAVKNFEALCIKCGQCVQVCPYHSINLLDITQGYSNGTSYISPNDRGCYLCDLFPCVLACPSGALDHHTTCISDVLMGIAVLGDVNSCLAYKNENINQNGVLKMLERKTYNEREEALKETIKQRVDNECDLCVRLCPVGDGAIAMRRTKDGANLPDIKEKCVGCGVCAEVCPAQIISIIPNKKYNEIYKEG from the coding sequence ATGAATAGAAGAAATTTTATAGCATTTACCGTAGTTGCTGCAGGAGTTGGGTATGGAGCGGGAAAGTTGCTTCCAAAGACAAATTCTCATGAACTGTATCTAAGACCGCCCGGTGCCGTTAAAAATTTCGAAGCTTTGTGTATAAAATGCGGGCAGTGCGTTCAAGTATGCCCTTATCACAGCATAAATTTGCTTGATATAACACAAGGATACTCAAACGGCACTTCATATATATCGCCAAATGATAGAGGCTGTTATCTATGTGATCTTTTTCCGTGTGTATTAGCCTGTCCAAGCGGCGCGTTAGATCATCATACGACTTGTATTAGCGATGTTTTAATGGGGATTGCGGTTTTGGGTGACGTAAATTCCTGCCTTGCTTATAAAAATGAAAACATCAACCAAAACGGCGTCTTAAAAATGCTTGAAAGAAAAACGTATAACGAACGTGAAGAGGCATTAAAAGAGACGATAAAACAAAGAGTTGATAACGAATGTGATCTATGTGTTAGACTTTGTCCTGTTGGAGATGGGGCTATAGCGATGAGACGGACAAAAGATGGTGCAAATTTACCCGATATAAAAGAAAAATGCGTAGGTTGCGGTGTTTGTGCGGAGGTTTGTCCGGCGCAGATTATTAGCATAATACCAAATAAAAAATATAATGAAATTTACAAGGAGGGCTAA
- a CDS encoding nitrous oxide reductase family maturation protein NosD: protein MKFLLLVFMIATFGLSNPLQEAINLAKDGDTLWLNDGIYSGNVVVDKAITIIGKGQNVVIKGDKTSSVIKVTSKNVKLINLNIEGSGISQMTLDAGISCLNGNNLLVEKNRIKDVLFGVELSQCNGSIIRDNNITSKEGFDIPQRGDAIRAWYSHENLIEKNYVYNSRDIVAWFSSSNTIRGNYGHGNRYAIHTMYSSNNLIEENKFSYGAVGMYFMFSTKSLVKNNTIIGSSGAFGVGIALKDVSDFDIKDNILLYNARGFYLDRSPLNPGALNSFENNQILHNIVGVQLHATQERSIFLNNDFIGNMDTAINDTPGSKIDQIYWEGNYFDEYEGYDLDRNGIGDVSYVNFVYADRLWQYYPTLRFFYGSSIISGLNFLAKLAPFSEPIKLLEDKSPKMKPNKEKTSV from the coding sequence ATGAAATTTTTGCTTTTAGTTTTTATGATCGCCACCTTTGGTCTTTCTAATCCGCTACAAGAGGCTATAAATTTAGCCAAAGACGGTGATACTCTTTGGCTAAATGACGGAATTTATAGCGGTAATGTTGTCGTTGATAAGGCGATAACCATCATCGGCAAAGGACAAAATGTCGTTATAAAGGGAGATAAAACTTCAAGCGTTATAAAAGTTACTAGCAAAAACGTTAAGCTTATAAATTTAAATATCGAAGGCAGCGGCATCAGTCAGATGACACTTGATGCCGGGATAAGTTGCCTAAACGGCAATAACTTACTTGTAGAAAAAAATCGCATAAAAGATGTGCTTTTTGGTGTTGAGTTATCTCAGTGCAATGGCTCTATTATAAGAGATAACAACATAACTTCAAAAGAGGGATTTGACATACCGCAAAGAGGCGATGCTATTAGAGCGTGGTATTCGCATGAGAATTTGATCGAAAAAAACTATGTTTATAATAGCCGTGATATCGTAGCGTGGTTTTCTAGTAGTAACACGATAAGAGGTAACTATGGCCATGGTAACAGATATGCGATACATACGATGTATTCGTCTAATAACCTAATAGAAGAGAATAAATTTAGCTACGGTGCTGTTGGGATGTATTTTATGTTTTCCACCAAATCGCTTGTTAAAAATAACACCATTATCGGCTCAAGCGGTGCTTTTGGGGTTGGCATAGCCTTAAAGGATGTTTCTGACTTTGATATAAAAGATAACATCTTGCTTTATAATGCAAGAGGATTTTATCTTGATAGGTCTCCGTTAAATCCAGGGGCGTTGAACAGCTTTGAGAATAACCAAATTTTACATAACATAGTCGGCGTTCAACTCCATGCTACACAAGAAAGAAGTATCTTTTTAAACAATGACTTTATCGGCAATATGGACACGGCGATAAACGACACCCCGGGCTCTAAGATCGACCAGATATACTGGGAGGGTAACTACTTTGACGAGTATGAGGGGTATGACTTGGATCGTAACGGCATAGGAGATGTATCCTATGTAAATTTTGTTTATGCCGATAGGCTGTGGCAATACTATCCGACTTTGAGATTTTTTTACGGCTCAAGTATTATAAGTGGATTAAATTTCCTGGCTAAATTAGCTCCGTTTTCAGAGCCTATAAAATTACTTGAAGATAAAAGTCCAAAAATGAAACCAAACAAAGAAAAGACAAGCGTATGA
- a CDS encoding cytochrome C → MKKYQIYTIIALVLMTVCFTVPVLGFFGANAKIAAGESLPGYSYKIYDIYTSFQHKNHLLKEDVASSLKKMLESRAEIGTPSFPVWYVSLEAPNYPKEVFPNGIPVYFHVDGYSGEVHEMNTINHYIGMYPMEHGGNVERAISPYYLLISTICMLAFLYYDGKFNSLLMVLPTIAPVLFMGAFAGWLYWYGHNMQEWGAFKIKPFMPTVLGDGKVAQFTTHSYPSIGFWIMIAMSVLCILAVFSKKKELKK, encoded by the coding sequence ATGAAAAAGTATCAAATTTATACGATCATCGCGCTAGTTTTAATGACTGTTTGTTTTACCGTGCCGGTTCTTGGATTTTTTGGGGCAAATGCAAAGATAGCTGCAGGTGAAAGCCTACCTGGATACTCTTATAAAATTTACGACATTTATACTTCGTTTCAGCATAAAAATCACCTACTAAAAGAAGACGTGGCTTCAAGTCTTAAAAAGATGTTGGAAAGTAGGGCTGAGATAGGAACGCCGTCTTTTCCTGTATGGTATGTTTCTCTTGAAGCTCCTAACTATCCAAAAGAGGTCTTTCCTAACGGAATTCCTGTTTATTTTCATGTTGATGGATATAGCGGAGAGGTTCATGAGATGAACACTATAAATCACTACATCGGCATGTATCCTATGGAGCACGGCGGTAATGTAGAACGTGCCATATCTCCATACTATCTACTTATCTCTACGATATGTATGCTTGCGTTTTTGTATTATGACGGTAAATTCAACTCACTGCTTATGGTGCTTCCAACTATAGCGCCCGTGCTTTTTATGGGAGCGTTTGCGGGCTGGCTTTACTGGTATGGACACAACATGCAAGAGTGGGGAGCGTTTAAGATAAAACCATTTATGCCGACAGTTCTTGGTGATGGTAAAGTAGCGCAATTTACAACACATTCATACCCTAGTATCGGTTTTTGGATTATGATAGCAATGAGTGTTCTTTGTATCTTGGCTGTATTTTCAAAGAAAAAAGAACTTAAAAAATGA
- the nosZ gene encoding Sec-dependent nitrous-oxide reductase produces MNGFLRSAIVGVAGVVLATSGAFSSDLATIMKERGLSEKDVLAAAKTYQPSGKRDDYIVFSSGGQSGQVLVYGVPSMRIYKYIGVFTPEPWQGYGYDEESKAILKSGAIRGKEITWGDTHHPALTEKNGEYVGDYLFINDKANPRIGVINLHDFETSQIVVNPVIKSEHGGSFVTPNTEYVIEAAQYAAPFDNNYHPIEEYEAVYRGAVTLWKFDYQKGKIDEKASFTLELPPYWQDLSDAGKGESFGWAFTNSINSEMYTGGIEKGLPPFEAGASRNDTDYMHVYNWQILEKLAQDKKNYMEINGHRVVTIEAAVKAGALFLIPEPKSPHGIDVSPDGRYIIIGGKLDTHASVFDFRKIKALIDKKEFIGTDPYGIPVLDMKKTLHGQVELGLGPLHTSFDEKDGILYTSLYVDSQIVKWDYKNLKVLDRINVHYNIGHLDTMEGKSAKPKGKYAIALDKLSLDRFNPVGPLHPQNHQLIDITGAKMELLYDLPIPLGEPHDVVSIAASKLNPAATYNMGTNSRTGKAHPAATLAGQERIERNGNNVTVYATMVRSHINPEHIEVNKGDNVTIHLTNLERAQDETHGFTVDLYNVHASLEPGKTATVNFVADEEGVFPYYCTEFCSALHLEMMGYLYVKDPNKKYESAKVSKLKTLSPEALKAEYEKVIATNKATDDVIQGVVAYLKEKGYEKYPKVKELVVDALDQYGRIPETKAKADEAYKKGDVNGAILWEYQVWQYMVKTADVGLRAKNNLAKEIATPMSAAAAKGEEAYLKGGCNGCHVIGQVSSGPDLTGVLLRHENGEKWVFDFIKDPAKFYNDEYIKSMIDYFNLRMPNQNMSDQETKDIIEYLKWIDENAGM; encoded by the coding sequence ATGAACGGTTTTTTACGCTCTGCTATTGTCGGCGTGGCTGGCGTCGTTCTTGCTACAAGCGGTGCTTTTTCAAGTGATCTTGCAACGATCATGAAAGAGCGTGGCTTAAGTGAGAAAGACGTATTAGCTGCTGCTAAGACATATCAACCAAGCGGCAAGAGAGATGATTACATCGTTTTTTCATCAGGCGGACAAAGTGGTCAAGTTTTGGTTTACGGCGTCCCTTCCATGAGAATTTATAAGTATATCGGAGTTTTTACGCCCGAACCTTGGCAAGGATACGGCTATGACGAGGAGTCAAAAGCGATCTTAAAAAGCGGTGCCATCAGAGGCAAAGAGATAACATGGGGTGATACTCACCACCCGGCACTTACGGAGAAAAATGGTGAGTATGTTGGAGACTATCTCTTTATCAACGATAAGGCCAATCCTAGAATCGGTGTTATAAATTTACATGACTTTGAAACAAGTCAGATCGTTGTAAACCCGGTTATAAAAAGCGAACACGGCGGAAGCTTTGTTACTCCAAATACCGAGTATGTCATCGAAGCCGCTCAGTATGCAGCCCCGTTTGATAACAACTATCACCCGATAGAGGAGTATGAGGCGGTGTATCGCGGTGCTGTAACTCTTTGGAAATTTGACTATCAAAAGGGTAAGATAGACGAGAAAGCTTCATTTACTCTTGAACTTCCTCCTTACTGGCAAGACTTAAGCGATGCAGGCAAAGGCGAGAGCTTTGGATGGGCTTTTACAAACTCTATAAATTCAGAGATGTATACAGGTGGTATAGAAAAGGGACTTCCTCCATTTGAGGCGGGAGCAAGTAGGAACGACACTGATTACATGCACGTTTATAACTGGCAAATTTTAGAAAAACTTGCACAGGATAAGAAAAACTACATGGAGATCAACGGTCATAGAGTCGTTACTATAGAAGCTGCAGTAAAAGCCGGAGCGTTGTTTTTGATCCCTGAGCCAAAAAGTCCGCACGGTATCGACGTGAGCCCTGATGGCAGATACATTATCATCGGTGGTAAGCTAGACACTCATGCTAGTGTTTTTGACTTTAGAAAGATCAAGGCGTTAATCGATAAGAAAGAATTTATAGGCACCGATCCATATGGTATACCTGTGCTTGACATGAAAAAAACGCTTCACGGACAAGTCGAGCTTGGTCTTGGACCTTTACACACCTCATTTGACGAGAAGGATGGAATTTTATATACATCATTGTATGTTGATAGTCAGATCGTAAAATGGGATTATAAAAATTTAAAGGTTCTTGACAGGATAAATGTCCACTATAACATCGGACACCTTGATACTATGGAAGGTAAGTCTGCTAAGCCAAAAGGCAAATATGCTATCGCTTTAGACAAACTTTCTCTTGATAGATTTAACCCGGTCGGTCCTTTACATCCGCAAAACCACCAGCTTATAGATATAACAGGTGCTAAAATGGAGCTTTTATACGATCTTCCTATACCGCTTGGCGAGCCACATGATGTGGTATCGATCGCAGCTAGCAAGCTAAATCCTGCCGCGACTTACAATATGGGAACAAACTCTCGAACAGGCAAGGCTCACCCAGCTGCTACTTTAGCCGGTCAAGAGAGAATCGAACGTAACGGCAACAACGTGACTGTTTATGCGACAATGGTGAGAAGCCATATTAACCCTGAGCATATCGAGGTAAATAAAGGTGATAACGTAACTATCCACCTTACAAACCTAGAGCGTGCGCAGGATGAAACACATGGTTTTACTGTAGATCTTTACAACGTTCACGCATCGCTTGAACCTGGCAAAACCGCAACTGTAAATTTTGTTGCTGATGAAGAGGGTGTTTTTCCTTACTACTGTACTGAATTTTGCTCCGCGCTTCACCTTGAGATGATGGGTTATTTGTATGTTAAGGATCCAAATAAAAAATACGAATCAGCCAAGGTTAGCAAGCTAAAAACCTTAAGCCCCGAGGCTTTAAAAGCTGAATACGAAAAGGTCATAGCTACAAACAAAGCAACTGATGATGTTATACAAGGCGTTGTGGCGTATTTAAAAGAAAAAGGATACGAGAAGTATCCTAAAGTAAAAGAGCTTGTTGTTGATGCCCTAGATCAATACGGTAGGATCCCTGAAACTAAGGCTAAGGCTGATGAAGCTTACAAAAAAGGCGATGTAAACGGCGCGATCCTTTGGGAGTATCAAGTATGGCAATACATGGTAAAAACCGCCGATGTTGGTTTAAGAGCTAAAAACAACCTGGCAAAAGAGATAGCAACTCCTATGAGTGCGGCTGCCGCAAAAGGAGAAGAGGCTTACTTAAAAGGTGGTTGTAACGGTTGTCACGTCATAGGTCAAGTAAGCTCCGGTCCAGACTTAACCGGTGTTTTACTAAGACATGAAAACGGCGAGAAATGGGTGTTTGACTTTATTAAAGACCCTGCTAAATTCTATAATGATGAGTATATCAAGTCAATGATTGATTACTTTAACCTTAGAATGCCAAACCAAAACATGAGCGATCAAGAGACAAAAGATATCATAGAGTATCTAAAATGGATCGATGAAAACGCCGGCATGTAG
- a CDS encoding WD40 repeat domain-containing protein — protein MKKIFYMIIFSSLLFANSSQHLEITSGDIGGCAYSQNGDLLAVFDNQNLLKIINLNMQDEVGIIKGKRLTSASFDKDSLYVGTNDGEILKFNQNGTHDKSVFDASSFGLDTSISYLKFKNNKLYAFVGKNTFISYDVATGKLHTIKLDKIYRVSSCIILDDRAIVTGWDRSVYEINLTNLQAKELFRTKSVVLSSQELLGDVVFGLANGEILTLKDGSYIKISDFGVKSLALIDDEIYMGLKNGEIYKSDLKFKDIKIYGANPDTVVKIFGHNKSIVVVMLNGKVKFNNKS, from the coding sequence ATGAAAAAAATATTTTACATGATCATATTCTCGAGTTTGTTATTTGCAAATTCAAGTCAGCACTTGGAAATTACAAGCGGTGATATAGGCGGTTGCGCTTACAGCCAAAACGGCGATCTCTTAGCTGTTTTTGATAACCAAAATTTACTTAAGATCATAAATTTAAACATGCAAGATGAAGTCGGTATTATAAAGGGCAAAAGGCTAACTTCAGCTTCGTTTGATAAAGATAGCTTATATGTCGGAACTAACGATGGTGAAATTTTAAAATTTAATCAAAACGGCACACATGACAAGAGTGTGTTTGATGCATCATCTTTTGGACTAGATACTTCTATCTCTTATCTAAAATTTAAAAATAACAAACTTTATGCTTTTGTCGGCAAGAACACATTCATCTCTTATGATGTAGCAACAGGTAAATTACACACGATCAAGCTTGATAAAATTTATAGAGTTTCAAGCTGTATTATCTTGGATGATAGGGCGATAGTAACCGGCTGGGATAGGTCGGTTTATGAGATCAATTTGACAAATTTACAAGCTAAAGAGCTATTTAGGACAAAAAGTGTTGTTTTAAGCTCGCAAGAGCTTTTGGGTGATGTGGTTTTTGGTCTTGCAAACGGAGAAATTTTGACATTAAAAGATGGGAGCTACATAAAAATTTCAGACTTTGGCGTAAAAAGTTTAGCTTTGATAGATGATGAAATTTATATGGGGCTAAAAAATGGAGAAATTTATAAGAGTGATTTGAAATTTAAGGATATTAAAATTTATGGTGCAAATCCCGACACGGTGGTTAAAATTTTTGGTCATAACAAGAGTATCGTCGTGGTGATGCTAAACGGTAAGGTTAAATTTAACAATAAATCTTAA
- the uvrB gene encoding excinuclease ABC subunit UvrB, whose amino-acid sequence MKNEFEISSKFSPTQHQQDTIDGIVSSIRGGNRYNTLLGITGSGKTFVMANVIKNLKMPTLIMTHNKSLAAQLYSEFKGFFPNNHVEYFISYYDYYQPEAYIPRQDLFIEKDSSVNEELERMRLCATASLLSFDDVIVIASVSANYGLGDPGEYQGMVQYLNVGENLSQRSLLRRLVDMGYKRNDAYFDRGDFRVNGDVVDIYPAYWGDEALRVEFFGDEIESMYHFDILENKRTKDINKFTLYATSQFIVREERLKSAIKDIETELDERLKFFKKEGKLVEHQRLKQRVEFDLEMLSGTGMCKGIENYARHLTGQGEGETPYTMFDYFKLLNDGNFLVIVDESHVSLPQFRGMYAGDRSRKETLVEYGFRLPSALDNRPLKFDEFINKNANFLFVSATPNELELELSQGHVYEQVLRPTGLLDPLIELRDSDNQVESLYDTIKEVVGRGERVLITVLTKKMAEELTRYYTELGVRVKYMHSDIDAIERNELIRGLRSGSYDVLVGINLLREGLDLPEVSLIAIMDADKEGFLRSRTSLIQTMGRAARNVNGKVVMFCKKVTNSMQEAIDITTSRRKMQDEYNKAHNITPRSATRNIEESLHVEDEGVLYQKAKNMEKMPAAERAKIVKELKKQMFEAANALEFEKAAALRDEIAKLREL is encoded by the coding sequence ATGAAAAATGAGTTTGAAATTTCAAGTAAATTTAGCCCAACACAGCATCAGCAAGACACTATCGACGGTATCGTTAGTAGCATACGTGGTGGTAACCGTTACAACACGCTTTTGGGTATAACAGGCTCCGGTAAGACCTTTGTTATGGCAAATGTGATAAAAAATTTAAAAATGCCGACTTTAATAATGACACACAATAAATCTCTTGCAGCACAGCTTTATAGCGAATTTAAAGGCTTTTTCCCAAATAACCACGTGGAGTATTTTATAAGTTACTACGACTACTATCAGCCAGAAGCCTACATCCCGCGTCAAGACCTTTTTATAGAAAAGGATAGCTCTGTAAATGAGGAGCTTGAGCGTATGCGTCTTTGCGCGACCGCTAGCTTGTTAAGTTTTGATGACGTTATAGTTATAGCGTCTGTCTCGGCTAATTACGGTTTGGGCGATCCGGGCGAGTATCAAGGCATGGTGCAATATCTAAATGTCGGTGAAAATTTAAGCCAGCGCTCGCTTTTGCGCCGTCTTGTTGATATGGGATATAAACGAAATGATGCTTATTTTGATCGTGGTGACTTTAGAGTAAACGGCGATGTGGTCGATATTTACCCGGCGTACTGGGGTGATGAGGCACTTAGAGTGGAATTTTTTGGCGATGAGATAGAAAGCATGTATCATTTTGATATACTTGAAAACAAACGAACTAAAGATATAAATAAATTTACGCTTTATGCAACAAGTCAGTTTATCGTGCGTGAAGAGCGTTTAAAGTCAGCTATCAAAGATATTGAAACAGAGCTTGATGAGCGACTTAAATTTTTTAAGAAAGAGGGTAAGCTTGTCGAGCATCAGCGCTTAAAGCAAAGGGTGGAATTTGACCTTGAAATGCTTAGCGGCACGGGGATGTGTAAGGGTATAGAAAACTACGCACGTCATCTTACGGGACAAGGCGAGGGTGAAACTCCATATACAATGTTTGATTATTTTAAATTACTAAATGATGGAAATTTCTTAGTGATAGTCGATGAAAGCCATGTTAGTTTACCACAGTTTCGCGGTATGTATGCAGGGGATAGAAGTCGCAAAGAAACTCTTGTGGAGTATGGGTTTCGTTTGCCTAGCGCGCTTGATAACAGACCGCTTAAATTTGATGAGTTTATAAATAAAAATGCGAATTTTTTATTTGTATCAGCCACACCAAACGAACTTGAGCTTGAACTCTCGCAAGGTCATGTATATGAGCAGGTTTTGCGTCCTACCGGGCTTTTAGACCCGCTTATAGAGCTACGAGATAGTGATAATCAAGTAGAGAGCCTATATGATACGATAAAAGAAGTGGTTGGGCGCGGCGAGCGTGTGTTGATAACTGTTTTAACTAAAAAGATGGCTGAGGAGCTAACTCGCTACTATACCGAACTTGGCGTTAGAGTAAAGTATATGCACTCAGACATCGACGCCATAGAGCGAAATGAGCTGATACGCGGTTTAAGAAGTGGCAGTTATGATGTGCTAGTCGGTATAAATTTGCTTCGTGAGGGACTTGATCTTCCAGAGGTTTCACTTATAGCCATAATGGACGCGGATAAAGAGGGGTTTTTACGCTCACGAACCAGTTTGATACAAACCATGGGGCGAGCGGCTAGAAATGTAAACGGCAAAGTTGTGATGTTTTGCAAAAAGGTAACAAATTCCATGCAAGAGGCGATAGACATCACGACCTCAAGGCGTAAAATGCAAGATGAGTATAACAAGGCTCACAACATCACTCCGCGTTCTGCAACGAGAAATATCGAAGAGAGCTTGCATGTCGAAGATGAGGGTGTGCTTTATCAAAAGGCTAAAAATATGGAAAAAATGCCGGCTGCCGAACGAGCTAAAATCGTAAAAGAGCTTAAAAAGCAGATGTTTGAAGCGGCAAATGCGCTTGAGTTTGAAAAAGCTGCAGCCTTGCGTGACGAGATAGCAAAGCTTAGAGAGCTTTGA
- a CDS encoding type II secretion system protein: MKRAAFTMIELIFIIVVVGILAGVALPKIFFTRDDAMITKTRTQIVAIQSAISAKFNESLMSGGGAVYPNSLEGSNASLLFDGVLVQGIKPAANESSSGWRNVGDTYTIRISTRSTSFTYNATDGSFTCDDEGLCEELTQ; encoded by the coding sequence ATGAAAAGAGCTGCTTTTACGATGATAGAGTTGATATTTATCATAGTTGTCGTCGGTATTTTAGCTGGAGTGGCTTTGCCAAAGATATTTTTCACGCGAGATGATGCGATGATAACAAAGACAAGAACCCAGATCGTAGCCATACAAAGTGCCATATCAGCAAAATTTAACGAATCTTTAATGAGCGGAGGAGGTGCGGTTTATCCAAATTCCCTAGAAGGCTCTAACGCTTCATTGCTTTTTGACGGCGTTCTTGTCCAAGGCATTAAACCGGCAGCTAACGAGTCATCAAGCGGCTGGAGAAACGTGGGCGATACATACACGATACGAATTTCCACAAGAAGCACAAGTTTTACTTATAATGCAACTGACGGCTCATTTACTTGCGATGACGAAGGTCTTTGCGAAGAGCTAACTCAGTAA